GCACCGGGCGGGGTTGGCGAAGCACCTGGCGACCGGCGAAGGGCCATTCCTGAACCGCCGAGTGGAGACCCGCGGCTATCACGCCGACGGCCACGAGTTCCCAATCGAGGTGGCAATCATCAACGTGCCGGATGAAGGTGCGCCGCGGTTCACCGGTTTCGTGCGGGATCTCACCGATCAGAAACTTGCCGAGAACGCGGTCCGTAATAGCGAAGAGCGGTTCCGCACCTTGGCGGCCAGCAACAGCGCCCTCAGGCTGTACGAACAGGATCACGATCTTCGCTATCGCTGGGTGTTCCCACTGCATCCCGAGTTCCCCGACTACCTCGGCAAGACCGACGACGAGCTGTTGCCACCCGGCGAGAGCGGGCAGCTTACGTCACTGAAGCGGCGGGTTCTCGAAACGGGCGTCGGGTGCCGTGATGAGATCACCGTCACGCTACCGACCGAGCAACGCAGCTTCGACTTGACCGTCCAACCGCTGATGGACGGCAGCGGGGCGATCGCCGGCGTGTCCGGGGTGGCTATCGACATCACCGAACGGAAACGCACCGAGCAATTGCTCCGCGACAGCGAGGCGCGGCTTCTGGAAGCGAGTCGCCACAAGGATGAGTTCCTGGCGATGCTGGCCCACGAGCTCCGCAATCCACTCGCGCCGATTCGCACCGGGCTCGAGCTGGTGCGGCTCGCCGGGGACACCCCCGACGCGGTCGCGCAGGTTCGGTCGATGATGGAGCGCCAACTTGGCTACATGGTCCGCCTGATCGACGATTTGCTCGATGTCTCGCGCATCTCGTCTGGCAAGATTCACCTGCGGCGCCGGCCGACGCCCCTGGCGGAGCTTGTTGACGGCGCGGTCGAGGCCAACCGCGCCGCGATCGAGGCGGCGGGCCTCGAGCTGCACATGAAGCTCCCCGAGACCCCGGTGCTGCTCTTCGTTGACCCGACGCGATTCGTACAAGTGCTGTCGAACTTGCTGAACAACGCCACGAAATTCACCGACACCGGCGGACGGATCGTGATCTGCGGGGTGGTCGCACCCGGGGGCGCCGGCGCGGCTGAACTGAATTTGTCGGTCAGTGATACCGGTATTGGCATCTCTGCCGAAATGCTGCCCCGAGTGTTCGATCTGTTCACACAGGAAGAGCAGACGCCGCGTCGCGCCCAGTCGGGTCTTGGCATCGGGCTGGCACTGGCGCGCCGAATCGTGGAGATGCACGAGGGGCACCTCATCGCGCGCAGCGAGGGCCCAGGTGCCGGCAGCGAATTTACAATACGAATGCCAGTTCTCGGTCCCGATGTTCAACTGCCTGCCGAACCCCCCGCGCGCACTGAGCGCCGCGCGATCAACCGGCGTGTGCTCGTGGTCGACGACAATGCCGACGGCGCTGAAGTGCTGGCCGCGCTGATCCGCGCGATGGGGGGCGAGGTCGAAACGGCCGGTAACGGCCTGGAGGCCATTCGGCGCGCCGGGACGTTCGGCCCTGACACGATCTTTCTCGATATCGGTATGCCCGGCATGGATGGCTACGAAACCTGCCGGCGGATCCGGCAGGAACCGTTCGGTCGAAACGTCACGCTGGTCGCTCTGACCGGATGGGGCCAGGAGCGCGACAAGCAGCGTGCCGCAGCAGCGGGGTTCAATGTGCACTTCACGAAGCCCGTCGATCCGCTGAAACTCCGGCAGTTGCTCGGCGACCCGATAGCATCACCGGGGAGCGCGACCTAGCGTCGCGGGTGGCCTTCTCCTTGAATCCGGTTTCGACTTCAGGGACATCCTCCGTTGGCTGTTGAACAGCTTCCGCAACGGACCGTCAGGGTGGCCATGAGTCACGACAGCTCGATGTTCTAAAGGGTACAGCGTGACGGCCCGCCGCGCGGGGTTGAATCAAGGTCTAGCGATGTCTTGATATATGTCAAGGGTGGCGCGACGGACGAGCCTTTCGCTCGCCCGCCGCGCCAATCCGACCTCGTGCTACTGCGCGAAGTACGTGGTCCCGCCGACCGTGATGCTGAGGTTGTTCAGTTGGTAGCTGCCGAGGAAATTTGCCTCGGTGTCACCGTAGATCACGTTGAACCCGTAGCCGCCGCGCGGCGCCCCGCTACCTACGTGCGGCCACGGGAAGCCCGGGGGACTCATGATCGTCACGTTGTTCGGGATGCTCGCCAGCGTCGCGTTGGCGCCATTGCAGAGCAGGTACTGAGCCACTCGCGTGGCCGGACCGGTGCTGCACAACCAGCCCAGGTCATTGGTGTTCGTCTCGTGCACCTTCCATTCGGTGCGGGTCTGGAAAGCGGTCCCGCGGTAGTCGTTCTCCGACCCGATGATTGCGTAGTTGGTTCCGTCGGTCACCCAGATGTTCAGGTAGGCCGGATTGGCGGCCCCGCTCACCTTGTCCCAGTCCGTTGATTCGAGGCTGTTGATTTGGACGCCGTCGAAGAAGTTCGTGCCGTAGCCAACCTTCTGTCCTTCACGGGGCGTCTTCGCATGGAAGCCGTCGCCCTCGGCATTCTCCACGATGCTCAGGTCAAAGTCCCATGGCTCCTCTGTCGTCCTGTCGTTGTTGCGGATGTAGAAAGCGAAGAAATCCGGCTGCGCCAGCACTGCGGCGCAGTCCGCGTCGAAGTCGTAGCCCGGCAGGCCCGGGATGCCTTCGCCCGGCAGCGCGTCGCCATGCGCGCGGTGAGCGGTCACCGCGTTCAAGCTGACATTGATTTTCTGGAAAGCCCCGTTGCCACTCGCGTGGCAGACGTCGGCCTTCCTGGCCTGGGCGAATACTGACGAGGACAGCGCGAGGCCGATGCAGACGGAGAGAGCGACTGCGTAACGTCTCATGGTGGACTCCTG
This genomic interval from Acidobacteriota bacterium contains the following:
- a CDS encoding MASE1 domain-containing protein; this translates as MPVSTRTAVTGRLALIAIGVTAAYFIAADLGFEVAVLAEQVTTVWAPSGIAMAALLLWGRALWPAVWLGAFLANAGSSAPLWTAAVIATGNTLEAVAAAWLLRRDPAFDPRLRRLRDAARLIVLGAALATTISATIGVATLCLAALQPWDRFPSLWAAWWIGDALGVLVVAPAILTVTASVRGDAPRNWVPVVALVLGSAAITAIVFGQVFGATVGEGVLHYVVFPLVAVAAVRVGQPGTALVILAVSAGAIWHTVVGAGPFASPDLNRGLIRLQVFMAVLATTGLMLAAAISERLTGQRRRGAASGIGDVLAEARDLEEAAPAILRQVCENLEWPIGALWLVDAGEQRLRCCAVLSSAGVRGAPFERATSEMRFAPGVGLPGRVWASGRAAWIEDVVEDPNFLRAPVAREAGVHGAFGFPIKLGNEVEGVVEFFNYDVVAPDEDLLATLSTVGNQLGQFLGRKRVEREVIQEQRRTRAILDTALDAVIAMDHRGVITEFNPAAERVFGYRKQDALGRDLADLIIPPDLRAQHRAGLAKHLATGEGPFLNRRVETRGYHADGHEFPIEVAIINVPDEGAPRFTGFVRDLTDQKLAENAVRNSEERFRTLAASNSALRLYEQDHDLRYRWVFPLHPEFPDYLGKTDDELLPPGESGQLTSLKRRVLETGVGCRDEITVTLPTEQRSFDLTVQPLMDGSGAIAGVSGVAIDITERKRTEQLLRDSEARLLEASRHKDEFLAMLAHELRNPLAPIRTGLELVRLAGDTPDAVAQVRSMMERQLGYMVRLIDDLLDVSRISSGKIHLRRRPTPLAELVDGAVEANRAAIEAAGLELHMKLPETPVLLFVDPTRFVQVLSNLLNNATKFTDTGGRIVICGVVAPGGAGAAELNLSVSDTGIGISAEMLPRVFDLFTQEEQTPRRAQSGLGIGLALARRIVEMHEGHLIARSEGPGAGSEFTIRMPVLGPDVQLPAEPPARTERRAINRRVLVVDDNADGAEVLAALIRAMGGEVETAGNGLEAIRRAGTFGPDTIFLDIGMPGMDGYETCRRIRQEPFGRNVTLVALTGWGQERDKQRAAAAGFNVHFTKPVDPLKLRQLLGDPIASPGSAT